One region of Desulfovibrio sp. X2 genomic DNA includes:
- the rplL gene encoding 50S ribosomal protein L7/L12: protein MSVTKEEVVEFISGMTVLELAELIKELEDKFGVSAAAPVAMAAAPVAAAAAPAEEEKTEFDVVLKAAGGNKIAVIKAVRALTGLGLKEAKDKVDGAPQTIKEAVSKQEAEEAKKQLEEAGAEVEVK, encoded by the coding sequence ATGTCCGTGACCAAAGAAGAAGTTGTTGAATTCATCTCCGGCATGACCGTGCTGGAGCTGGCTGAGCTTATCAAGGAACTCGAGGACAAGTTCGGCGTCTCCGCCGCGGCTCCGGTGGCCATGGCCGCCGCGCCCGTTGCCGCTGCCGCGGCTCCGGCCGAGGAAGAGAAGACCGAGTTCGACGTCGTGCTGAAGGCCGCCGGCGGCAACAAGATCGCCGTCATCAAGGCCGTGCGCGCCCTGACCGGTCTGGGTCTGAAGGAAGCCAAGGACAAGGTCGACGGCGCTCCCCAGACCATCAAGGAAGCCGTGTCCAAGCAGGAGGCCGAGGAGGCCAAGAAGCAGCTTGAAGAAGCCGGCGCTGAAGTCGAAGTTAAGTAG